A single genomic interval of Lathyrus oleraceus cultivar Zhongwan6 chromosome 7, CAAS_Psat_ZW6_1.0, whole genome shotgun sequence harbors:
- the LOC127106823 gene encoding stress-response A/B barrel domain-containing protein At5g22580: MGTYNHYVIVKFKDGVKVEELIQDLEKMVSGIDHVKSFEWGKDIESHDMLRQGFTHAFLMTFNEKEALNAFEVHPNHVEFSKVFSPALEKIVVMDFPSITVKAPA; the protein is encoded by the exons ATGGGGACTTACAATCATTATGTAATTGTTAAGTTCAAGGATGGTGTCAAAGTTGAAGAACTCATCCAAGATTTGGAGAAGATGGTTTCTGGGATTGACCATGTCAAGTCCTTTGAATG GGGGAAAGACATTGAAAGCCATGACATGCTGAGACAAGGTTTTACTCATGCCTTTTTGATGACATTCAATGAGAAAGAGGCTTTGAATGCATTTGAGGTTCACCCTAATCATGTTGAGTTCTCCAAGGTATTTTCACCTGCTCTTGAGAAGATTGTGGTGATGGATTTCCCATCTATTACTGTCAAAGCACCAGCATGA
- the LOC127103563 gene encoding uncharacterized protein LOC127103563 produces the protein MLCLKGANACSSHESYGEILTDKMIVEKIMRTLTSHFDHVIVAIQESNNLKTLKLEDLVGSLEAHVMKIVKKKGVQDSIDALQDQPWKKHGGSNKFNGKGEKTHSKKSWSNPQKHKNGWYKKVKNEGASLAHQDSDDYEDMMVMVAVADEHVDTKIWFLNTCCSNHMSGQKVWLADSYESKKSKLKLGDNSSLQTEDTDDIVIQRSNEVK, from the exons ATGCTATGTCTCAAAGGTGCAAACGCTTGTTCATCTCATGAAAGTTATGGTGAAATcctaactgataagatgatagttgagaagATAATGCGTACATTGACCTCTCATTTTGATCACGTTATTGTTgctattcaagaatccaacaatctcAAAACATTGAAATtggaagatttggttggttcATTGGAGGCACATGTGATGAAGATCGTAAAAAAGAAAGGTGTTCAAGATTCGATAGACGCTCTACAGGATCAACCATGGAAGAAACATGGTGGTTCCAACAAGTTCAATGGAAAAGGAGAAAAGACTCATAGCAAGAAGTCTTGGTCGAACCCTCAAAAGCATAAG AATGGTTGGTACAAGAAAGTCAAGAATGAAGGAGCAAGCCTTGCACACCAAGATTCAGATGATTATGAAGACATGATGGTTATGGTTGCAGTTGCAGATGAGCATGTTGACACCAAGATCTGGTTTCTCAACACATGTTGTTCGAATCACATGTCTGGTCAAAAAGTGTGGCTAGCAGATTCCTACGAGTCAAAGAAGAGCAAGCTCAAACTTGGTGACAATAGCTCATTGCAAACAGAAGATACCGACGACATAGTTATTCAAAGGAGCAATGAAGTGAAGTGA